A genomic stretch from Anoplopoma fimbria isolate UVic2021 breed Golden Eagle Sablefish chromosome 8, Afim_UVic_2022, whole genome shotgun sequence includes:
- the LOC129094426 gene encoding small glutamine-rich tetratricopeptide repeat-containing protein alpha-like: MTDNKRLAFSILQFLHDQLQSGDLTSGAQESLEVAVQCLETAFEVSTDDQTLAVPMTLPEIFASATDKFPVESHVNNNSAPPQPPNSLTEDQREEAEMLKTDGNDQMKVENFAAAVEFYSKAIAINPQNAVYYCNRAAAYSKLGNYAGAVQDCEQAISIDPNYSKAYGRMGLALASLNKHTEAATYYKKALELDPDNDTYKTNLKIAEEKMETSSPTAGMGGVDLAGLLSNPGFMNMASSLMTNPQVQQLMSGMMSGAYGGGPGGAGVGGGGLGGAGGGGLGGGLGGGLGGALGGGLGGGLGAGLGGLGAGLGAGVGGGLGGTGDLSGLIQAGQQFAQQMQQQNPELIEQLRSQIRNRTPSAGNEEQP, from the exons ATGACAGACAACAAGCGTCTCGCCTTCTCCATCCTCCAGTTCCTCCATGACCAGCTCCAGTCAGGGGATCTGACCTCAGGCGCCCAGGAGAGTCTGGAAG TTGCCGTTCAGTGTTTGGAGACGGCGTTTGAAGTCTCGACCGACGACCAGACCCTCGCCGTCCCCATGACGTTACCAGAGATCTTCGCCTCAGCCACAGACAAA tttccAGTCGAGTCGCACGTCAACAACAACTCTGCTCCTCCACAGCCTCCGAACTCCCTCACCGAGGACCagagagaagaggcagagatgCTCAAAACTGATG GTAACGACCAAATGAAAGTGGAGaactttgctgctgctgttgagttTTACTCAAAGGCCATCGCCATTAACCCTCAGAACGCCGTCTATTACTGCAACAG ggctgCAGCGTACAGTAAACTAGGGAACTATGCCGGAGCGGTGCAGGACTGTGAACAGGCCATCAGCATCGACCCAAACTACAGCAAAGCCTACGGGAGGATGGG TTTGGCTCTGGCCAGCCTCAACAAACACACGGAAGCAGCGACTTACTATAAGAAAGCTCTGGAGCTCGACCCTGACAATGACACGTACAAAACCAACCTGAAGATCGcagaggagaagatggaaaCTTCCAGTCCA acagCAGGAATGGGTGGAGTAGATCTGGCAGGTCTGCTCAGTAACCCCGGCTTCATGAACATG GCGTCCTCTCTGATGACCAATCCTCAGGTTCAGCAGCT gatgTCAGGGATGATGTCAGGAGCATACGGCGGGGGGCCAGGAGGAGCAGGTGTAGGAGGAGGTGGACtaggaggtgcaggaggaggtggactaGGAGGTGGACTAGGAGGTGGACTAGGAGGTGCACTAGGAGGTGGACTAGGAGGTGGACTAGGAGCTGGATTAGGAGGACTAGGAGCAGGGCTAGGAGCAGGAGTAGGCGGAGGACTTGGAGGAA CTGGGGACTTATCGGGACTGATCCAGGC AGGTCAGCAGTTCGCTcagcagatgcagcagcagaaccCCGAACTCATCGAACAGCTGAGGAGTCAAATCCGCAACCGAACGCCCAGCGCTGGAAACGAGGAGCAGCCATGA